The genomic DNA CTATtatcatttgattttttattgtcaacTATGTGGTGTACAAAGCGTGATATTTATATTGATGATTTACTCTTTTCTGAGATAGAAAAATCATCGAATCTAAATTTCATAACGATCTAGTAATTAATAGAAACTCTATAAGTAAGTAATAGCAAGTAACTTCAAagtaatagttttgtatttctttaacaaGTAAGTGCACAACACTAAAATGTGTGGCGAAGGTACTCTCAATAAATTGCACGAACgagcttttattttcttttaaaactcgTGTTGAGTTGACAGCGTTTGATAAATGCTGCAGTACCGCTTTCTTCTCACGTTATTTCAAATAAAGTGGAGGCGTTAGGGAGGGGAACAGAATGCACATTAATGATCGATGAATAATATAGCTTTAATGTAACGTGTtgctttttgttgttttacactTTCGTTCGGTAATGTAGAGCTGTAATCATTCACGTTGTTCGTTCTTGTTCTTTTGCAAATGGAAATGTATGGTCAAAcattagttttcttttagaaaaatactTGCAGGTTAGGTTTGGTGCGCCAATGTATTCTTTGGTTTATTCGGGTTGTAGTAATGgccaatctttatttttaatggattcTATATGTGTTGGAAATCAAGAAAGAATAACTTGGTTCTACTAAATTACTACATAGAAAGTATCTGATACCTACTTGACGAGctaaaatttattaaagtatttattaataatttgaaacattGGACTTgccaaaaattaattattccgTCATCTAAATAAACCTTTCCGTCAtgatattcataaataaaatgttctcaAAGCCTCGCCCGCCGGCAGCCAGCCTGAGTAAACTCTAGCAGTCTGAATTTAATTTCGCTTTAAACGGGAAGCAATCATAATTCCATCTGCGCAGAGCTAATCAAAGgcttttaaacataaaagttagCGGGAAGTCTATACAGTATACAATAACAGCTATAAGATGTTTTTCTCTCGTCGTTCCCCTAATGGGTGTCTTGAAAAGGATATTTTCTTTAGACGGAGCCTTTCAAACGTTGTTTTTGCTTCTCCCGCGTCGCCGCCTCGGTCTCGTAAATTGGCTTTCAAACAACtataaaccaaataataaagTACGTTTTGCTTCAGTGCGCACTGAAGAAAATGTAATAGCAAAGTGTAGTCGACGAGTGCAGATGGCGATTGCAATTTTCAAAGGCAAGCATCGATGCAGCTTCCAtgctgtataaaatattaattcacattttctcCTCGCAGTAATCACTTTGTAGCTGTTTCTATGAAGAGCGACACGCCCCCGGCTTTTCAGTAGAAGGTTCTATAAGTATTGagttttcctttatattttCAGACAGGTTTTTTCTTTGCAACCTCTCGCTAGGGAGAGTATGATATTGATTTTAGACTTTTTCTTTCAGAAACAAGCGTCTGGATAAATGTGAAAGGCAGGCAAATAAATACGGCGATGAggttaataagatttttttcttttaggaGTTATcgatgtatttctatttaaaacggACAAACAAACAGGTAATATCTATACGACCTCCAacagaaatttaaatttgttggtACTGCTATATCCTAATTTGGGCATTATTATGGGAGCCTGTTTAATTCATCCATTTCTCAATTTTTACATCGTTGGATACGTTGCTCTGACCCACACATGAGGCGTAtagcgtttaaaaataatttcacgaCTGTATTGTCTTCacctattaaatataataataatgactgAATGACATAAAATACCTAAACACCTTCTAAACTTTCTACAACTTGCTCATCCTTTTTACTTGTTATCGCTAAAGCTCAAGCTGTATTTGACACAGAACTTATTTAAGAGTAGGAGGTACATGAAATGAATTCTCCAGCTAAAGTATTTTCCTTCAGACGCGGTGCAGAGAGCTCTCGACGACTGCCTTCCGGACACCTCTTTGACACTGCGAGCATTAGTCCAGCGGAATGCACTGACCTGCTTTCATCGCATTGGACGGAAACTCAAGATTTATACCGGCTCCCTTTATAACGACaccttttaaaagtaatttcgCTTCGCAATGCATTTATATGAAGCTCGTTATGAAATGTgctttctatttaaaattgtatttctcGACTATTCGACCGCGGAGTTATGGAAATACTTgggaaagagaaagaaaaatgtttcaatagaaaattggactttctattataatatattattataattttgaaatgctGGGGCTGACTACTGAATCGAAGTTTCGTAAATGAATTTAACTAGGTATATTAGGTTGGTTTTCTGTTATAACTTCTAAATGTTAAAGCCGTTTATTTGGGAAGGAGTTGGACTCCCTTCATTACTCTGAATGACAGGTAACTATTTTGCAAAAAGAATTCAGCTATTAAATTAATGCCATATTTTTACTTTCTGGAGGGTAGTGCATTTTGATTAATTCACtagaattttattgttgaagCAGCATCTGAAAACTATCAACGCGCATTGACATACATCGTTTCCTTCATCTTAGGACTTTACTCTAGAATTAAAAACAGCCTTTTTGCTCGAATTATCACATGACATCACTTGTATTGGCCGTCTTCAACGCAACGGTCTGTCTCTGCACTTCACTTGACAATGATAGAGATAGCATGACACTTAACAGCGAATATTTGCTTTGTCGCTCTTGAATGAAGCTACTGTTTTAGAACGGAGAGCAGGACAAGCCCTTTTCTGTCTACCCTACAAAAGATTTAGTATGTGGCCTCTTCCAAACTTCCGAGTTTTTTCTTAAAagctttagtttttattttcataaatatatatcttGTAATATTAATCGATGCTTCAAAAGTGACTCATAACTCTTCGATCCTATTTTGTTATGAAGTGTTATGTTAATTATCTATAAGTTCTATGCCTATCACTGCATTATTTACGGTATGTTAAGTACCTTTTTACTTCAATATGTGATGTGATAATTTGGAGAGTCGATGACTACTGTCATCGATCAGATTTATGAGCAATCTGTCGTATCGATACGGATTGCTCTTTGTGTTTCCTTGTCACCGTTATTATTTTAGCATGAATTCTTTAGAGAATTTTCATAGGCCTTCCAGTTTTAGTTATTCGTGTTAAgtgatattttcttattaaaccATATCATTAAGTACAACAACgtaatcaaaatgtatttattaaatatttcaatttataatcacatgatttttttaactaagtacataggaatatattattatattaattaaaaataattctcaaaATAACAACATAGTTTGGCATACATGTATTTgctttttaatgataaaatttctttaaaaccaacaatattcaatatttcaagacctaaataaataaacatttcactATTTTGAACTAAGTTAAAGAGATCAAAACTTGAATCAGGtaacaactataataatataactaatttGGTACAGTGGGATAAATATGTAAGCTAATACATAGCTATACGAAATTTTGGaccaaacacaaacatttttgaactAGAGACgaaataaccaaacacaaaCCATCCCACGAATATCACCAACCCCTTAATCACGAAAATAgtgttatataaaatgtttgtgtgacgtAGGTGCGAGTGCGTCGCGGCGCGGGcgaggcgcgggcggcgcgcggctgACGCGTTCGTTATCAGCATTCATTAAGGGTAAATGTTCCGTAACCGGCGACACCGCTGTAACGCAGTAAGCGCTGCGCAATGTTCGCTACGTCAAACACCGAGCGCCGACGGAAATGTTAGCTCCGCGGTACTGCGCGCGTGGCGCTCATCGCCTCCGCGTATTGTTCCAGCAGACTTACTTCCACGTATTATTTGTTAGAGTTGGTATACGAACGGAAATTTAGTAAGTACTTTCATACCTTAGAGTTTTGCTGCTGTAAATTAGCATATAATAATCGTACGTAACGTACTTAATGCCATACTGATTAATATTGGTACTTGATGAATATGCATTATATCTGTTTGTGTTATAATACTTGTGCGTTATTATCGAGTATGTGCATTCTGCTGTGGCATGACCCGAATGTTTAGATATGTTATTGGCCGCATTTGTGCGACGGTCTGCAGACAATTTAATGCACACTAAGTACTATGCTACATATTGCACACGCGGAGGAAACATTGCACATCACCGGCGCTGATAGCTTGCACCTCCCCGGTACTAACTCGTTACGGAACGTTACTACACCCAACACTCGGAATTTAAgcaatttgtaataaatatatgcttcaaacaataaatattctatatcAGATACCGTCTTTGTAAATAGATACGTAACCTTATTAGatatgttacataaaaatacacctTTCTCTGTTATCACAGCCCTTAATTTAGCAAGTTATCTTTTAGTaccattaaataacaaaatttaaactataaatcAGATACAACTATAGACTTCGTAAGTACTCGATAAGTACAGAGCCGTGAGTGCGTCGCGAGGCGCGCGGGCAGCTTCCCGTGGCCACGGTGGCTACGGCactgaatattaatatattaaatatctaatCAAATAAAGAATGAATATCAAAGGTAACATCGCATTTTCGAGCTTGGCTCTCTTGGACTAATTTTTGCTAAATTTCTCgatataaatttgaaaacgTTTCAAAAAGTCTACTACTTAGCATACATCACATGTTCCCACTTGTGGATACAATTGCCAGAAGGCATTCAGTATTAAACATTTTCGATTTCGAATGTGCGGCGTTATTGAGCAATTTCAAGTACAACATATACTCAGTTCAGATTACAAAAGTGGGCACATACAGTATACACAGGTTGGATTCACACTTGTCATACATACATTAATCATGAGGCTCTCTCGGGGGCGAACTTGACCTTTTTACTTACAACTAGTTTGAACGCACTAAGCAACGAGTCATCATGACAGCTGACACATGAAGTGGTAGAACTGATCAAAGTTGACAGGCTCCAGCCCGTACTCGTGCTCCGACTTGTCCAGCAGCTCGGGGTTCCGCTTGAGGAAGTTCCTCACCCAGTCCTCCCCCGCCATCCGCGTGTTCACGTCGAACGGATGGTTCAGGTTGTTGTCTTCAGCGTATTGGAAGGCTAGTTCTCGGATATCACGCCTCGAGACCCCCATGAAATACTTCTCCATACTCTTTATGTACCCAACTAAGTCTTTTTCTTGACTGTCTGTGAATACCCTTCGGTAGTGGCCCATCAATGGTTTGGGATCGTCAGGTTGCTGGTACCGTATCTTGCTGGCGCGCCTCTGGAGTGTGGAGCGGGGTATGTGGTAGGTCCTGGCGGCCAGTTTGTACCCCATCTTCCCCGACACCACCGCTGCGACGGCCTTAGCCATGTCGTCTTCGTTCCAGGACTGACGTCCACTCATTCTTTCGTATCTTCTGACCATTGCACCCTGAAAAGACAATCATAGTAAATATGAAACAATGTACCTGATAACAAGACATTACCATTATCAATGTATTGTATTCGTCTCGAGGAATGACCGTAGTTTTGACGCAGAGTTCTAGTCAAAACAATCttaacatcattttataattaaggcAACAGCGACGACAAATGAGATAGATGGAGCTATTAATAgcctataattttttaaataacaattcatTAGGTATGTGAGTATTACGCGagactattaaataaaaaataattgttccaagtgaggttttatttaaatataaggtAGTCGGTGGTCGGGCATGTTTGAACGTTCGGCGAAGGGTAACCGCAGCCTTACCGGTTTTGTGGACCACGATCAATGCCAATTCgaggtgaaaaaaatatctaaagacgTTCTAGAAGGTAACGTTGAATGCAAATGAACGTTAAAGTTTTTAAGGCAGCGACTTGCTGTCACGAActtctttaattaatataatataagatcGGTAACTAAAGGTACAACTTAAGAAGCAGGTTCATAACCATTTTTAAGGTTCTATCCATTACGTGAATTTATCTTATCATGCAATAAACGccttgcaatattttttgtacagacCGACACGATTTATCAAGTCTCGGCGATTATCTTGTGTTTATCGAGCAAGGCCCCGGAAATCGAGCAGgacaagtttaaataaaagtggtCCACCAAACTTGGGcactttcaatttcaaaattgcGTTTATCTTATGAGTACAGTTACTCTGTTCGCTTTGTTAATACGTTTGTAGTAACGATGTTGTTTTACTGTTTGTATATTTATCGTTACGTGAATTGACTGAATTGTCTACACGTGCCGTTTGAGCGCGGAGCCCCTTGAAGAGTATTGGCTCTACATTACAATACAGTTCGTAACACCAAGCTGATAGCGAACAACGCACGATAATATATGGCGTGTTTTTCCGTCGCGATAACTCAGGAACATCGAGGCCCCTAACCGAACATTACTAATGAAACCGTTATATTACTTAATTACCAATTACAGAGGACGGCCCTTCAACcacaactttattaattaaaaattttattattcttatttaatgtCCGTTTCTTCGCATTTTACATGTCACATTGACAGTTCAAAACGGGAAATACCTCTCGTCAGTGGTCGACCGTCCTTGAATGACCgcgtcatattttttatcagtcaAAAAAAGAAGCACGTCGTCAGCAGTCAGCTGTTTGTGTTAGTTTCATAGCGCGTCTATCAACATGTTGCTTCACTGAGATAATGTTTTCATTTCGTTTTCATCTCAGTCTGCACGTACATTGCCGGTTTTACTAGCGTGCCATGGCGTTGCCCGCTCACCCTACGCTACAGAGAAAGCAATGGAACGCGTCTCGCTCTAAGCGTCCGAGAAATTGCGATAGTATCGAAGACAATCGTAGTAGGAGTGCGAGTACGGCGTGAGTCGAGGTTACTCTGACGCGTGACTTGCAAGGTCCCCGCTGCATTGCACGATGCGCCAAGGTTGATTCGCTTCTCCGTACAGATATAACCTAGGCcccattaataaaataatttaatatcaaaaaagtatacctatactaattaaaaacaatgcaGCCGTCTAGTAGTTAATCCCGTAGTGCAGTAGGCCGAAGTGAAATCTGCATCGGATGTTATCGCGTTGCATCGTTGCAGTTAGACAATAGCTTTCAACACGtatgtaacataaatataataggGTCGCCGAGAGTACTCACTTGTGGCAGTGTAGTGTCAGGATCGCGTAGGCAGCCGGGAGGGGGGCGGCAGGCGGCGGCaggcggcggcgagcgcggctGGTGGAGCTGACTCAGGCTCGGTAGGTGGCGTGCGAGCGGGCTGACGGCGCGCGCGACACTGGCGCGGGGCCCGTCTTGCCCCGCCGCCGGCCCTGGCGCGCTGACGTCACCTGGCCCAGGGCCCGACTGCGACGACTATTTTTGTCCGCAACTAATTATCTAGATCCTGCCTTTGTCCGGCCGAGTCACACTCACGAGGAAACCTGGTATTATCTTTTAAACctgttatgtacatacatacgttGTAGCTAATTATTGCGTACGTCACCCGTGTCGAtcgtacatttatttatttacttgtaagTGTGCCTTTGTACCGTAAAATACTATGACtcatttatttacttgaaattcaattaattactcAGATTTCACAATGAAATAATACTTGGTGCGACTACGTTTAGTATAGAAGAATGCATAGACCCCATAAAAGTGACAGTGGTATTTTTTCGTAATCATTAATTAACGATCAAGTTATGTAGATTAGGTAATGACAGTGAGTGCGAGGTAAATTATTGTTGATGAGTATTATCACCACATAAGTAGTACCTACATTAGTAGAGATTTAATGGATTGTTAAGCGTTATCGCCGACAACCGTAATGCAACGATTTAAATAGTCTCAATACTGTGACCGGACAATAAACATGCATATTTATAGAAACGTCTAATTTAATCAAGTTTATTTTCGTTGACTCTTAATCCGAGTAATTAAAacattctttgagacaagacaCTCAATGTTTCCCTTTAAAGCAACAATACAGAGCgcttattgtttttttcgtcGGATAGTTGAATAGTAGCCAACACGTTAGCGTGTGTAACAAAGGAGAAATTCCCCGGAGATAAAACTGCGGCCAACATTTAATGAGTCATCCCGGTTTGTCCGGCGGTAGTCTCCCGACGCGGTGAATTGGGACACGCTGTGTGCCGACTACTAGTAGGGAAGCGTCATGAGCAGCACACAGGTACACATCATGCGCTCGCTTTTGACAACACATGTGGATGCGAGCTCCGCTAACTACACATTTGGCCCTAGCCACCGGACAGTTTTAGGCCAGGTCTTAGAATAGAACTACACACAAGGCTGCGCAGAATACATTTCATCCGTTTCGATTCGGTGGTGGGAGACGCAAATGTACGAAATAGACTCAGAACACATATAAGATGCCCAAAGATTCTCCGCAGACAttacaaaatgcaataaattgtgAATGTTCACGCAAGTGAGAGTCATTTAGCTTGACGTAGCATGCGAGGCTGCcaatatatacatataccaAGTATATACCATAAATGGTAGTGTTTCGCTACTGAGCTACTTTTAAATCATTGGTATTTTAGTACTGGTACGCATAcgcataattttgttttgtacccGTATTTAGGAAGGACTTTTA from Trichoplusia ni isolate ovarian cell line Hi5 chromosome 4, tn1, whole genome shotgun sequence includes the following:
- the LOC113493190 gene encoding uncharacterized protein LOC113493190, yielding MVRRYERMSGRQSWNEDDMAKAVAAVVSGKMGYKLAARTYHIPRSTLQRRASKIRYQQPDDPKPLMGHYRRVFTDSQEKDLVGYIKSMEKYFMGVSRRDIRELAFQYAEDNNLNHPFDVNTRMAGEDWVRNFLKRNPELLDKSEHEYGLEPVNFDQFYHFMCQLS